A region of the Rhizobium binae genome:
TGGAAACGAATGCTTTCGAGGCCGAATAGACCGAAGAACCGGGACTGCCGCCGGTCAGCGCTGAAATCGAAACCGTGTTGACGATGGCCGCGCCTTCTGCCGCCTTCAATGCCGGCAACAGCGCCCGGGTCAGCGCCACCACCGACGTCTGGTTCAGCCGCACGATCGCTTCATAATCCGCGTCGGTCAGTGTCGCAGCCGGAAAACGGCCGAGCATGGTGCCAGCGTTGTTGACCAGCACATGCACCTTGTCGAAGAAGGCGAGAGCGTCCTCTGCAAATTGCGCAGCGCCGCCGACGGCGGTGAAATCGGCGTGCAGCAACAGCGCCCGTCTTTCCGATTCGGCCGTCAGCAGGAAATCCGGCAGATCCCGTCCCGGTTTGCGCCCGGTATGGACGATCACCTTGGCGCCGCAGTCCAGGAACTGCCGGGCCACCTCGAGGCCGATGCCCCGCCCGGCGCCGGTGACGACGACATTGCGATTTTCGAATAGTCTCGGATGAAACACGAAGCCGTCCTCCTCGCGGACAATGCCGCCGGTTGCGCCCTTCGCCCTTAACATATGAGCGCGCCGGCCGAAAGAAAGGCACGCACCGATCTTTCCGCCGGTGACCGGCTGCAGGAAGCTCAGCTTTCGTTCTCGGTCTCCAGAAGCCGCGCGCCCGGCCCTTCCTCACCGAGCCGATCGCAGGGATTGCGCAACGGACAGCTCTCGATCGACAGGCAGCCGCAGCCGATGCAGCCGGTCAGACGGTCGCGCAGCAGGCTGAGCCGTCTGATTCGCTCGTCGAGTTCGCCCTTCCAGCGCGCTGACAGCGTCTGCCAGTCGGCAGCCGTCGGCGTGCGCCCCTGCGGCAGAGCGGCGAACGCCGTCTGGATTTCCGATAGCGGTATGCCGACACGTTGCGCCACCTTGATGATGCCGAGCCGGCGAAGCACGTCACGCCCGTAGCGCCGCTGGTTGCCGCGGGTGCGGACGCTGGCGATCAGCCCCTTGGCCTCATAGAAATGCAGTGCCGAGACGGCAAGACCACTGCGTTCCGCCACTTCGCCAACCGTCAGAAGCCTGCCGAGCGGCGTTGTAGAAATCCTATCCATCGCCTCTTGACCTCAATATTAGTTGAGGTTTTATAACGCCTGCTCCGCCGGTCGTAAAGCCCAAGCTCGGGTTCCGTTCCCGGCAGGTACGGAACCTCGGAAAACACCCGGACAGGACTCCGTCCGGGTGTTTTTTCGCGGCTGCGATTTCATTCCGACCGGGCGGACGGGTGCGCGATTTTGCGGTTGCGGTAAGAAAACCCCGATGATAGTTTTCGTTGAATAACAGGGGAGCTCCGTGTCGCCGGGGCTGAGATGCGAAGCGCAAGCCTCCGGACCCTTCAAAGCTGATCTGGGTAATGCCAGCGGAGCGAGGTTCAGATGTTTTCCGGCGCACAAGTGTCACCTTTTCCGATGTCCAGCCGGTTCGCCGGCACCATTCTCGATGTCTTCGACAGCTTTGCCCATCTGCAGCGGCGCGCGACTCTTCAACTGCGAAAAGGACGCTGCGGCACGTTGAATTGCTTGGATGATTTTATCCTTGCACAATTCCGATTTGAGCAATCATGCCGCCGGACGAAAGCCTGAAATCGACGCTGATGACATCGCCACCACCATTCGATTCGCGTCTTGCCGCGCTCAGTGCCTCCCTCTACCGGGCGAGCCCCGCCCTGCTCGCCGGTTTTGCCTTTCTGGCCGCATGGGAACTTTATGTCGATCTTTCCGGCATCAAATCGTCCATCCTGCCGGCGCCTTTGCGCATCCTTACCCAGGGCTGGCTGAACCGCGAAGCGCTGATATCAAACACCTGGCCGACGCTCGGCGCCACACTCGGCGGCTTCGCCCTGTCGCTCGCCTTCGCTTTCGTCTCGTCGATCCTTATGGATTTCATGCCCTTCATGCGCCGGGCATTGCTGCCGATCTTCATTGCCAGCCAAACGCTGCCGCTGGTGGCGATCGCGCCCCTCGTCGTTCTCTGGTTCGGTTTCGGCCTGTTGCCGAAGATCTTGCTGGTCGCGCTCGTCACCTTCTTCCCGCTGCTCGTCGCCCTGCTGCAGGGCTATGAGGCGACCGACCGCGACATCACTGAACTCTTGAACTCGATGAAGGCAAGCCGCTGGCGCATTTTCCGCCTGGCCCGGCTTCCCTCCTCGCTGCCCTATTTCTTCGCCGGCCTCAGGATCTCCATCACCTATGCCGTCGTCGGCGCGATCTTTGCCGAATATGCGGGAGCTGCGCGCGGCCTCGGCATCTATATTCTCAACGCCAAGAACAATTTCCGGCCGGATCTCGTCCTCGCCGCCGTCGTCGTCAGCGCCGTTCTGACACTCTGCCTCTTCGGGATGACGCTGATGATCGAGCGCCTCGTCATGCCCTGGCAACCGTCCGGGGAGCGCCGCCGATGACCGATCAACTGGTCGAACTGCGCAAGATTTCGAAATCCTTCGACGGCATGCAGGTGCTCGGCGATATTTCGCTCGCTGTCGCAAGCGGCGAGTTCGTCTCGATCGTCGGCCCCTCCGGCTCTGGAAAATCGACGGTGCTGCGATTGCTGACCCAGGCGCTGCGACCCGATTCCGGCGCCTTGCTGTTCAAGGGCGCCCCGCTGGAACAGGCGCCACATTCCTTCGCCTTCATGCCGCAACGCGATGCGCTGATGCCCTGGCGCCGGATCATCGACAATGCCGCGCTCGGCCTGGAGGTACGCGGCATGAGCCGCCGCGCCGCCCGCGCCACTGTGGCGCCGTTGTTCGAGCACTTCGGCCTTGCCGGCTTCGAACACCATTATCCCGCCGAACTTTCCGGCGGCATGCGCCAGCGCGCCGCGCTGTTGCGCACCGTCGTCCAGAGCCAGGACATGCTGCTGCTCGACGAGCCTTTCGGCGCGCTCGACGCGCTGACACGCACGCAGATCCAGGAATGGCTGCAGGGCATGTGGACGCACCATCGCTGGACGGCCTTGTTGATCACCCACGATGTTCGCGAAGCGGTCTTCCTCTCCGACCGGATCTACGTGCTGTCGGCCCGCCCGGCGCGTGTCATCCGCCAATTCCGCGTTCCCCTGCCCCGTCCGAGAAGCATCGCCGATCTCGGCTCGCCGGCGGCCCAGGCGATCGAGACCGAAATCCTGCAAACGCTGCTTCATCCGCTAGAACAGGATGATTTTAGGCCGGACGGCCCAAAATCTGAATCCTATTCCAATTTAAAGAGTTAGAGCATGATGCCGA
Encoded here:
- a CDS encoding SDR family NAD(P)-dependent oxidoreductase translates to MFHPRLFENRNVVVTGAGRGIGLEVARQFLDCGAKVIVHTGRKPGRDLPDFLLTAESERRALLLHADFTAVGGAAQFAEDALAFFDKVHVLVNNAGTMLGRFPAATLTDADYEAIVRLNQTSVVALTRALLPALKAAEGAAIVNTVSISALTGGSPGSSVYSASKAFVSTYSKALARELAPDGIRVNCVSPGTIETDFHERYSSREKLEQTRKSIPLQRLGTAEDCAPAYLFLAAPSLSGYITGQILEINGGQLMC
- the soxR gene encoding redox-sensitive transcriptional activator SoxR, whose product is MDRISTTPLGRLLTVGEVAERSGLAVSALHFYEAKGLIASVRTRGNQRRYGRDVLRRLGIIKVAQRVGIPLSEIQTAFAALPQGRTPTAADWQTLSARWKGELDERIRRLSLLRDRLTGCIGCGCLSIESCPLRNPCDRLGEEGPGARLLETENES
- a CDS encoding ABC transporter permease; this translates as MTSPPPFDSRLAALSASLYRASPALLAGFAFLAAWELYVDLSGIKSSILPAPLRILTQGWLNREALISNTWPTLGATLGGFALSLAFAFVSSILMDFMPFMRRALLPIFIASQTLPLVAIAPLVVLWFGFGLLPKILLVALVTFFPLLVALLQGYEATDRDITELLNSMKASRWRIFRLARLPSSLPYFFAGLRISITYAVVGAIFAEYAGAARGLGIYILNAKNNFRPDLVLAAVVVSAVLTLCLFGMTLMIERLVMPWQPSGERRR
- a CDS encoding ABC transporter ATP-binding protein — encoded protein: MTDQLVELRKISKSFDGMQVLGDISLAVASGEFVSIVGPSGSGKSTVLRLLTQALRPDSGALLFKGAPLEQAPHSFAFMPQRDALMPWRRIIDNAALGLEVRGMSRRAARATVAPLFEHFGLAGFEHHYPAELSGGMRQRAALLRTVVQSQDMLLLDEPFGALDALTRTQIQEWLQGMWTHHRWTALLITHDVREAVFLSDRIYVLSARPARVIRQFRVPLPRPRSIADLGSPAAQAIETEILQTLLHPLEQDDFRPDGPKSESYSNLKS